From a single Aspergillus puulaauensis MK2 DNA, chromosome 2, nearly complete sequence genomic region:
- a CDS encoding putative beta-N-acetylglucosaminidase (CAZy:GH3;~COG:G;~EggNog:ENOG410PJPJ;~InterPro:IPR036962,IPR036881,IPR001764,IPR016181, IPR017853;~PFAM:PF00933;~TransMembrane:1 (o651-674i);~go_function: GO:0004553 - hydrolase activity, hydrolyzing O-glycosyl compounds [Evidence IEA];~go_process: GO:0005975 - carbohydrate metabolic process [Evidence IEA]), producing MAPKEGMLPPGWDDLDRQMGQLFMMGFDGTSVSPEIRSLIENYHLGSILLTAKNLKSAEEATRLVMELQMIARDAGHPVPLLIALDQENGGVNSLYDEIYIRQFPSAMGVTATGSKALAHDVAFATAQELKAVGVNFILGPVLDVLTNVRNQLMGVRTCGDDPQEVSQYGVEFMKGYQEAGLVTCGKHFPSYGNLEFLGSQTDVPIITESLEQLSLTALVPFRNAIVHGLDAMMVGGVSMSSAGVNVMHACLSEQVVDDLLRKDMKFDGVVVSECLEMEALTYNIGVGGGTVMAKNAGCDIILLCRSFQVQQEAINGLKLGVENGIINRVRIEQSLRRVLAMKARCTSWEQALNPGGLPSLTQMQPSHTGLSTKAYSNSISVVRDKKNLLPLSNILSPNEELLLLTPLVKPLPASAVSRSVTEHLEMSVDAVAWDRTASVLSGESVFKELGRSLSRHRNGRVLHTSYTSNGVRPIHENLIDRASAVIIVTADAVRNIYQQGFTKHVSMICRSQFTPSGEPLEKPLVVVGASSPYDFSMDANIGTYLCTYDFTDTALEALVKVLYGELAPKGSLPGSFSRSQKFHQARQHWLVENWNEERDFDALDSLLATSREDNRGQRSELLGVTPNSFLLRRDDIDEAHFVVRNSTTRALYGFCSTYFFRATGIGVIGSLIVDPSRRKLSIGNSLHNRAIRTLMQRKGLKRFQLGSRLPGIYLGIPAANPVERKQLRQWFANLGWNTALSRPVCSVILRNLQTWTPPDGLVCSIQSADATYDLVHGWDYADSIIDHVKTNSRQGVIDIYKLALGGAPHCGIIRARRSQDGAILGSVVIYNEQASLAEHMPGMKATHALKGGISSPVISPSVGEYATLLQGLILLGIKQIRRQGAEAVIIDCVCIIRFRSPLHLPLSSLFLGLCHMESLSCANANSVLQVDADSNFDWLTELGFCTLHSFEEVNCDAATWTMVPGP from the exons ATGGCCCCCAAGGAGGGCATGCTGCCCCCTGGCTGGGACGATCTTGACAG GCAGATGGGCCAGCTCTTTATGATGGGTTTTGATGGAACATCTGTCAGCCCTGAAATTCGCTCTCTCATTGAGAATTATCATCTAGGTTCAATCCTGTTAACTGCTAAGAACTTAAAAT CTGCAGAAGAGGCGACTCGACTAGTTATGGAGTTGCAAATGATTGCCCGGGATGCTGGCCATCCTGTGCCGTTGCTTATAGCTCTCGACCAGGAAAATGGCGGGGTTAACAGTTTGTACGACGAGATCTACATTCGGCAGTTCCCAAGTGCAATGGGCGTTACGGCAACGGGGTCAAAAGCCCTAGCCCATGATGTTGCGTTTGCTACAGCCCAAGAACTTAAAGCTGTCGGTGTCAATTTCATCCTTGGACCAGTGCTAGATGTCTTGACGAATGTACGAAACCAACTTATGGGCGTTCGTACCTGCGGCGATGATCCGCAAGAAGTGTCACAGTATGGGGTAGAGTTTATGAAAGGCTACCAGGAAGCCGGGCTAGTGACCTGCGGCAAGCACTTCCCTTCGTATGGAAACCTAGAATTTTTAGGTTCCCAAACGGACGTGCCCATTATCACCGAGTCCTTGGAGCAACTAAGTCTGACTGCATTGGTTCCATTTCGAAATGCTATTGTCCATGGTCTCGACGCCATGATGGTGGGGGGTGTTTCCATGTCATCTGCTGGAGTCAATGTCATGCATGCCTGTTTGAGTGAACAGGTTGTGGATGACTTATTACGGAAGGACATGAAATTCGAcggtgttgttgtttcgGAATGTCTGGAAATGGAGGCGCTTACTTATAATATCGGTGTCGGCGGCGGGACAGTGATGGCCAAAAACGCAGGTTGCGATATAATACTATTGTGCAGGTCATTCCAGGTGCAACAGGAAGCTATCAACGGATTGAAGCTTGGTGTGGAGAACGGCATCATTAACCGAGTTCGGATAGAGCAGTCGCTGCGGAGGGTCTTAGCAATGAAAGCAAGATGCACCTCATGGGAGCAGGCCCTTAATCCTGGGGGTCTTCCTTCCCTTACTCAAATGCAACCATCTCACACCGGTCTCTCAACAAAAGCATACAGCAATTCCATTTCGGTTGTGCGTGACAAGAAAAACCTACTGCCACTATCCAATATCCTAAGTCCCAACGAAGAGCTGTTGCTTTTGACACCGTTGGTAAAGCCTTTGCCAGCATCTGCTGTATCGCGCTCCGTGACTGAGCATCTGGAGATGTCGGTTGATGCGGTAGCTTGGGATAGAACGGCATCCGTGCTCAGTGGCGAAAGTGTCTTCAAGGAGCTAGGAAGGTCTCTTTCACGTCACCGAAATGGTCGTGTTTTACACACATCCTACACATCGAACGGCGTTCGCCCAATCCACGAGAATCTTATTGACCGGGCCAGCGCAGTTATCATTGTCACTGCAGATGCGGTCAGAAATATCTACCAGCAAGGGTTTACTAAACACGTATCTATGATCTGTAGGTCACAGTTTACTCCGTCTGGCGAGCCGTTGGAGAAGCCTTTAGTCGTGGTTGGCGCTAGTTCGCCCTACGACTTTTCCATGGACGCGAACATCGGAACCTATCTTTGCACATATGATTTTACGGACACGGCTCTGGAAGCACTGGTCAAAGTTTTGTACGGGGAGTTGGCACCGAAGGGGTCGCTGCCGGGCTCCTTCAGCCGCAGCCAGAAGTTTCATCAGGCAAGGCAACACTGGCTTGTGGAAAATTGGAACGAGGAGAGAGATTTCGATGCTTTGGATTCACTCCTAGCCACATCCAGAGAGGATAATCGGGGACAACGTTCAGAATTATTGGGCGTTACACCTAATAGCTTTCTTTTGCGGAgagacgacatcgacgagGCTCACTTTGTTGTTCGAAACAGCACCACTCGAGCCCTCTACGGCTTCTGTTCGACCTATTTCTTCCGAGCCACGGGCATAGGAGTCATTGGATCACTGATTGTCGACCCGTCAAGGCGTAAACTCTCCATTGGGAACTCTCTTCACAACCGCGCTATCCGGACGCTCATGCAACGCAAAGGGCTGAAGCGGTTCCAACTTGGTTCTCGCTTGCCCGGAATCTACCTAGGCATTCCCGCCGCAAACCCCGTCGAACGGAAGCAACTGCGCCAGTGGTTCGCAAACCTAGGCTGGAACACAGCCCTGTCTCGGCCCGTCTGCAGTGTCATACTGCGCAATTTGCAAACTTGGACACCACCCGATGGCCTAGTCTGCAGCATACAAAGCGCAGACGCAACTTACGATCTTGTTCACGGATGGGACTACGCGGACTCAATCATTGACCATGTCAAGACTAATTCTCGACAGGGCGTGATAGACATCTATAAACTTGCCTTAGGTGGAGCACCGCACTGTGGCATCATTCGAGCTAGAAGATCCCAAGATGGGGCAATCCTCGGTAGCGTGGTCATTTACAACGAACAAGCGAGCTTAGCGGAGCACATGCCCGGGATGAAAGCTACACATGCATTGAAAGGAGGGATTTCATCGCCAGTGATTTCGCCTTCGGTCGGAGAATATGCAACCCTCCTGCAGGGTTTGATCCTGTTAGGGATCAAGCAGATACGGAGGCAGGGCGCTGAAGCCGTTATTATAGATTGCGTATGTATAATTCGATTTCGGTCTCCACTTCATCTACCCCTGTCTAGCTTGTTCCTTGGTCTCTGTCACATGGAATCGCTCAGTTGTGCCAATGCTAACTCTGTTCTGCAGGTGGACGCGGATAGTAACTTTGACTGGTTGACAGAGCTCGGCTTTTGCACGCTGCATAGTTTTGAGGAAGTTAACTGCGACGCAGCGACGTGGACAATGGTACCTGGGCCCTGA
- a CDS encoding NDT80/PhoG-like DNA-binding family protein (COG:K;~EggNog:ENOG410PJ99;~InterPro:IPR008967,IPR024061;~PFAM:PF05224;~go_function: GO:0003677 - DNA binding [Evidence IEA];~go_function: GO:0003700 - DNA-binding transcription factor activity [Evidence IEA];~go_process: GO:0006355 - regulation of transcription, DNA-templated [Evidence IEA]) yields the protein MEGFDTMAMPYLGSPLNLSNIQGTDYLNALPGMDLPDQRSNFDSDTFVSGDDLAFPHHTLPPEALKRFSSGYEDPFADMVTPFEPAPPAEQPADSSIDHNNKLLSFSMPVYPWTLLDYSFRRTSISVSAQLHGMFFLAESPWTTSPTENAPPQQGAELTCYRRNLFQITGSVTLPRGLRYIITETGDRIPIVAQELTVSATESVEGNSVKIISVPWKTPAANGNSNTEDASNGNNPNGTTPKVEKEPPAFPLDIMAGQDLDTDYATFPIAWKRLQFRVATANNGRRKELQQHFVVRLRVMATLSTGIRTPICEVHSGPVIVRGRSPRNFQSRKDLPLSGSAAASRKNAQAAAASTSLNRTSPSESGPHSGLTSSRTKAGMKSSSPETSASLPNVVPPQQASPDWAQIASSTTVPPTTLPHSSLYSQSSPEFSRPIEAHRRTSSVAAPINLSLLDDDNPDLTQLHDQARPLASFSNDPTSKPISVDTPGRPAKIRKVSHSMPQTQSRSTSATVPLVSATNFHQHFGSSIPFTSESADVLYEYFPLGLEDWQGPVDAVYRPHVVHHTNVPQMKYVTARGQSKRYFAAEDVF from the exons ATGGAGGGTTTCGACACCATGGCGATGCCCTACCTGGGCTCTCCGCTGAACCTAAGCAATATCCAAGGCACAGATTATCTCAATGCCTTACCAGGGATGGACCTACCCGACCAGCGTTCCAATTTTGATTCCGATACATTCGTCAG TGGAGATGATTTAGCTTTCCCTCATCATACGTTGCCTCCGGAGGCCCTCAAGCGGTTCTCTTCGGGCTATGAGGATCCTTTCGCGGACATGGTGACACCCTTCGAGCCGGCACCTCCAGCCGAGCAGCCTGCCGACTCCTCCATCGACCATAACAATAAGCTTTTGAGCTTCTCAATGCCAGTATATCCTTGGACGCTGCTTGATTATTCTTTTCGACGCACGTCAATATCAGTCTCAGCTCAACTACATGGCATGTTTTTCCTCGCCGAGTCACCGTGGACGACGTCCCCAACCGAAAACGCCCCGCCTCAGCAGGGCGCCGAATTGACCTGCTACCGGCGAAATTTATTCCAGATCACCGGCTCTGTGACCCTTCCTCGGGGATTACGTTATATAATCACGGAAACTGGCGATCGGATACCCATTGTCGCGCAGGAGCTGACTGTGTCGGCCACCGAATCTGTGGAAGGAAATTCGGTCAAAATTATTTCTGTGCCCTGGAAAACTCCTGCTGCGAACGGGAACTCAAACACTGAAGACGCCAGCAACGGTAACAATCCGAATGGCACTACTCCCAAGGTCGAGAAAGAACCCCCGGCCTTCCCGTTGGACATCATGGCTGGCCAAGATCTCGATACTGACTACGCCACTTTCCCAATCGCTTGGAAGCGCCTTCAATTTCGAGTCGCGACTGCTAATAATGGGCGCAGAAAGGAGCTCCAACAGCATTTTGTTGTTCGACTTAGGGTCATGGCAACATTGTCCACGGGAATTAGGACTCCCATCTGCGAGGTACATTCCGGTCCAGTCATTGTTCGTGGTCGCAGTCCCCGCAATTTCCAGTCTAGGAAAGATCTACCGTTAAGTGGcagtgctgctgcttctAGGAAGAATGCgcaagctgctgctgctagtaCAAGCCTTAATCGAACTTCTCCCAGCGAATCTGGGCCGCACTCTGGGTTGACATCCAGTAGAACAAAGGCTGGTATGAAGAGCAGCTCCCCAGAGACTTCAGCATCCCTGCCGAACGTGGTTCCTCCGCAGCAAGCTTCCCCGGACTGGGCGCAGATTGCATCGAGTACAACAGTTCCCCCAACGACACTACCTCACTCGTCTCTCTACTCGCAGTCTAGTCCAGAATTTTCACGCCCCATAGAGGCCCATCGACGGACAAGCAGTGTTGCAGCCCCCATTAATTTATCCCTTCTGGACGACGACAATCCGGATCTAACCCAACTTCATGACCAGGCTCGGCCTCTTGCATCATTTTCAAACGATCCAACGTCCAAGCCCATAAGTGTGGACACGCCTGGGCGGCCGGCCAAAATACGCAAAGTTTCCCACTCTATGCCTCAAACACAGTCAAGGAGCACATCCGCCACAGTCCCCTTAGTAAGCGCCACGAATTTCCACCAACATTTTGGCTCTAGCATACCCTTTACGAGCGAAAGTGCCGATGTCTTATATGAATACTTCCCATTGGGTCTGGAAGACTGGCAGGGGCCTGTCGATGCTGTTTACCGGCCACACGTGGTACATCACACTAATGTGCCCCAGATGAAATATGTTACGGCACGAGGTCAGAGCAAGCGATACTTCGCTGCAGAAGACGTATTTTGA
- the CFT1 gene encoding cleavage/polyadenylation factor CFT1 (BUSCO:EOG092604KQ;~COG:A;~EggNog:ENOG410PFX4;~InterPro:IPR015943,IPR018846,IPR004871;~PFAM:PF03178,PF10433;~go_component: GO:0005634 - nucleus [Evidence IEA];~go_function: GO:0003676 - nucleic acid binding [Evidence IEA];~go_function: GO:0005515 - protein binding [Evidence IEA]), giving the protein MQCYTELLPPTGITHALAVPFLSATARNLVVVRTSLLQIFSLRTVPSSPDDPGEWPAQKGQDTQKLVLEREYQLPGTITDFCRVRILKTKSGGDAILLASRDSKLSLIEWDPERHGISTVSIHYYERDDMTISPWVSDLGSCGSMLSADPSSRCAVFQFGARNLAIIPFHQPGDDLVMDDYGSEFGADNKLDGNSKAHDEAKSESDIAYQTPYASSFVLPLTALDPSVIHPISLAFLYEYREPTFGILYSQIATSDALLHERKDVVFYTVFTLDLEQRASTTLLSVTRLPSDLFKVVALPPPVGGSLLIGSNELVHVDQAGKTNAVGVNEFSRQVSSFSMTDQSDLAIRLENCAVERFTEGNGDLLLALFTGEMALISFKLDGRSVSGLSVRLMPAHADMFLASTASCSAFLGNGKVFFGSEDSDSVLLSWSSMSSVTKKSKSQARHSISGDFPDDDDQSEDDAYEDDLYSSAPDRTADNSQEVPINSSAVELGDLRIHDKLFSPGPINDVVLGKSSEVSPNSDGVAETALSELELVAAQGSDGGGALVIMKREIDPCIVASMATDSADSLWTVSLTQAPSDGGNQKQHDYVILSKQESNDREESEVFILENKLRPFTAPEFNPNHDLTIEIGTLQAKNRVIQVLRNEVRSYDANLGLAQIYPVWDEDNSDERAAICASLADPYLAIICDDLTLLLLQADDSGDLDEMTVAQDAASQKWLSACLYTDKTGFFSNSKSHRGNPDPQNIFLFLLNQDHQLHIYRLPDLKLMSTIEGVGSLSPILSTEPPKRSTTRENLIQLVVADLGDSKCCLPYLILRTGSDDLVVYKPFLTDFPSEELAGLRFLKEANHVLPKIPTTSDDWQSGPRPLRVLPNISGCSSVFIPGSSAGFVFRTSATSPHFIRLRGDYTKGLGCFSSPDKGFAYLDSDGLAHLATLPHGTQSGYSWAFKRVLIGEQIDQLTYSSTSNTYVLGTCHRSGFKLPDDDELHPEWRNEVISFLPEVHQSSLKVVSPKTWTVIDSYPLEPAEHIMALKTMSLEVSENTHERRDMIVVGTSLARGEDIPSRGCIYVFEVIKVVSDPDQPQANHRLKLVGKEPVKGAVTALSEIGSQGFLIAAQGQKSMVRGLKEDGSLLPVAFMDMQCYVSVVKELRGTGMCILGDAVKGLWFAGYSEPYKMSLFAKDLDYLEVLAADFLPDNNKLFIVVADSDCNLYVLQYDPEDPNSSNGDKLLNRSKFHTGNFASGVTLLPRTLVSSERVMSGSDDMDMDSVAPLHNVLVTSHNGSIGLVTGVSEESYRRLSALQSQLTNSLEHPCGLNPRAYRAVESDASAGRGMLDGNLLFQYLDMSKQRKVEIAGRVGAKEWEIKADLEVIGGDGLGYL; this is encoded by the exons ATGCAGTGCTATACTGAGCTGTTGCCCCCAACAGGGATCACTCATGCATTAGCggttccttttctttctgcaACTGCCAGAAATTTGGTCGTCGTCAGGACATCGCTTCTTCAAATATTCTCTCTGCGCACTGTACCATCAAGTCCGGACGACCCAGGCGAATGGCCAGCACAGAAGGGGCAGGACACTCAGAAACTGGTCTTGGAGAGGGAATATCAGCTCCCCGGAACGATAACTGATTTTTGTCGTGTTAGGATCTTGAAAACGAAGAGTGGCGGAGATGCAATCCTTCTTGCCTCCCGAGATTCTAAACTGAGCTTGATCGAATGGGATCCAGAGCGCCACGGCATTTCCACCGTTTCTATTCATTATTACGAGCGTGATGATATGACCATTAGTCCATGGGTATCCGATTTGGGCAGTTGCGGCAGTATGTTGAGCGCAGATCCGAGTAGTCGATGTGCGGTATTCCAATTTGGCGCTCGAAATCTTGCTATTATACCTTTCCATCAGCCTGGAGATGATTTGGTGATGGATGACTATGGGTCCGAATTCGGCGCCGACAACAAATTGGACGGAAACTCGAAGGCCCATGATGAAGCTAAAAGTGAAAGCGACATCGCATATCAAACTCCATATGCATCATCGTTCGTCTTGCCTTTGACTGCATTGGATCCTTCCGTCATCCATCCCATAAGTCTGGCTTTCCTTTATGAGTATAGAGAACCAACCTTCGGCATATTGTACTCGCAAATCGCAACATCAGATGCTCTTCTTCACGAAAGAAAGGATGTTGTCTTTTATACGGTTTTTACGCTTGACTTAGAACAACGTGCATCTACAACCCTACTCTCTGTTACTAGACTGCCTAGTGACCTGTTTAAAGTGGTAGCCCTTCCACCCCCTGTAGGAGGATCGCTACTTATTGGATCAAACGAACTTGTACATGTCGACCAGGCCGGGAAAACTAACGCTGTCGGGGTCAACGAATTTTCGAGACAAGTATCCTCGTTTTCAATGACTGACCAATCCGATTTGGCCATTCGTCTCGAAAACTGTGCTGTGGAACGGTTTACTGAAGGTAATGGGGACCTTCTTCTGGCGCTATTCACAGGGGAGATGGCTCTAATTAGCTTTAAGCTCGATGGAAGGTCTGTCTCTGGATTATCGGTTCGCCTTATGCCTGCCCATGCAGACATGTTTCTGGCTTCGACTGCTTCATGCTCCGCTTTCCTCGGTAATGGAAAGGTTTTCTTCGGTAGTGAGGATTCGGATTCGGTGCTATTAAGCTGGTCGTCTATGTCTTCGGTAACAAAGAAGTCTAAGTCACAGGCGAGACACAGTATCTCAGGGGACTTtccagatgatgatgatcaGAGTGAAGATGATGCTTATGAAGACGACCTATACTCTTCGGCACCTGACAGGACGGCCGACAACAGTCAAGAGGTGCCCATTAATTCGTCAGCCGTTGAGCTTGGCGATTTGCGGATTCATGACAAGCTATTTAGCCCTGGCCCCATCAATGATGTTGTGCTTGGGAAGAGCTCCGAAGTCTCTCCAAACAGTGACGGAGTGGCAGAGACTGCGCTATCTGAACTTGAGTTAGTGGCAGCCCAAGGCTCGGATGGGGGTGGTGCGCTGGTGATTATGAAACGGGAGATCGACCCCTGCATTGTAGCATCAATGGCCACAGATTCAGCGGACTCTCTTTGGACGGTATCCCTGACACAAGCACCATCGGACGGCGGCAATCAGAAACAGCACGACTATGTCATACTATCAAAGCAGGAAAGCAATGACAGGGAAGAATCCGAGGTATTTATCTTGGAAAATAAATTAAGGCCATTCACGGCGCCTGAGTTCAATCCAAACCACGATTTGACCATAGAAATTGGAACCCTGCAAGCCAAGAATAGGGTGATCCAGGTGTTGAGGAACGAGGTGCGAAGCTATGATGCTA ATCTTGGGTTGGCCCAAATTTACCCCGTATGGGATGAGGACAACAGCGACGAACGAGCGGCTATCTGTGCGAGTCTCGCCGATCCTTACTTGGCAATTATATGCGACGATTTAACATTACTTCTGCTCCAAGCTGATGACAGCGGAGATCTTGACGAAATGACGGTAGCCCAGGATGCTGCAAGTCAAAAGTGGCTGTCCGCTTGCTTATACACTGATAAGACTGGTTTCTTCTCCAATTCCAAATCGCATCGAGGAAACCCGGACCCCCAAAAcatatttttgtttttgttgaaCCAGGATCATCAGTTACAT ATATACCGGCTTCCTGACTTAAAATTAATGTCAACCATCGAAGGAGTCGGCTCTTTATCACCTATTTTGTCTACTGAGCCCCCGAAGCGATCTACAACACGTGAGAATTTAATACAACTGGTTGTTGCGGATCTTGGGGACTCTAAATGCTGCCTGCCCTACTTGATT TTACGAACCGGGAGCGACGATTTAGTTGTATATAAGCCATTTTTGACCGATTTCCCGTCAGAAGAGTTGGCCGGCCTAAGGTTTCTGAAAGAAGCAAACCATGTTCTTCCAAAAATTCCGACTACATCAGATGACTGGCAATCGGGGCCTAGACCACTTCGCGTCTTGCCAAACATCTCAGGCTGTTCCAGTGTCTTCATTCCCGGGTCTTCAGCGGGATTCGTTTTTCGAACTTCGGCCACATCGCCACATTTTATTCGCTTGAGGGGAGACTATACGAAAGGGCTGGGTTGTTTTAGCTCTCCCGATAAAGGATTCGCTTATCTTGATTCAGAT GGCCTCGCTCACCTAGCTACACTCCCCCACGGGACGCAGAGTGGCTACTCATGGGCATTCAAAAGGGTGCTAATAGGGGAACAAATCGACCAGCTAACGTATTCGTCCACTTCTAATACTTATGTTCTGGGAACATGCCATAGATCTGGGTTTAAATTACCAGACGATGACGAACTGCACCCCGAATGGCGCAACGAAG TGATATCTTTTTTGCCGGAAGTACATCAAAGCTCCCTAAAGGTCGTAAGCCCTAAGACGTGGACTGTTATTGATAG CTATCCGCTGGAACCTGCTGAGCACATAATGGCCCTGAAGACCATGAGCCTTGAGGTATCAGAGAATACACACGAACGCAGGGATATGATTGTGGTGGGCACCTCGCTGGCACGTGGAGAGGACATACCATCACGTGGTTGCATATATGTTTTTGAGGTCATTAAGGTAGTTTCTGATCCAGATCAACCGCAGGCCAATCACAGATTGAAGCTCGTTGGCAAAGAGCCTGTGAAGGGGGCTGTGACCGCGCTATCCGAAATTGGTAGTCAAGGcttcttgattgccgcaCAAGGACAGAAGAGTATGGTTAGAGGCCTGAAAGAGGACGGAAGTCTTCTCCCCGTTGCATTTATGGATATGCAGTGCTATGTCAGTGTGGTGAAAGAGCTCAGAGGGACTGGGATGTGTATACTTGGAGACGCAGTGAAAGGCCTCTGGTTTGCAGGCTATTCG GAGCCTTACAAAATGAGCCTCTTTGCCAAGGACCTGGATTACCTTGAAGTCTTGGCGGCTGATTTTCTTCCCGATAACAACAAGCTGTTCATCGTTGTCGCTGATAGCGATTGCAATCTTTATGTACTTCAGTACGACCCTGAGG ACCCGAACTCGTCGAACGGCGACAAACTATTGAATCGCAGCAAATTTCATACTGGAAATTTCGCCTCCGGTGTAACTCTCCTACCGCGCACTCTAGTTTCCTCCGAGCGTGTCATGTCCGGCTCAGAcgacatggacatggataGTGTAGCTCCTCTCCATAATGTCCTTGTAACCTCACACAACGGCTCCATCGGCCTAGTCACTGGTGTTTCTGAAGAATCTTACAGACGTCTCTCAGCTCTACAGTCCCAGCTAACAAACTCACTCGAGCACCCCTGCGGACTTAATCCGAGAGCTTACCGCGCTGTTGAAAGTGACGCCAGCGCCGGGCGAGGCATGCTTGACGGCAATTTACTCTTCCAATATCTAGACATGAGCAAACAAAGAAAGGTTGAGATTGCAGGCCGAGTTGGTGCCAAGGAATGGGAGATTAAGGCTGATCTTGAGGTCATTGGTGGAGATGGACTTGGGTATCTTTAA